A window of the Candidatus Hydrogenedentota bacterium genome harbors these coding sequences:
- a CDS encoding carboxypeptidase regulatory-like domain-containing protein, which translates to MRVPADRGGQAAGRRRVCAAVLCVAACLLAASCRPGAALRGEVRDIGGEALPGVSVTAGGGDAGVITNVLGEYTLRGAAGRATLRFEKTGYTAAEAVVDTPRGGSVGVPEVRLWPLPPTEGVYFFAGMRYSELDHPRPMAYNTESRGLVHGTAVTPKARTEGPFGGPDRLPDAPQLIAHKLPPYDARLVRMRPAEATTPQPATPGASRNAAKPVPEKVWIGDAVIPLVMRPVDEPNRQLMELIPGEALTPGVYAVHWGALDGFGGVEPRVFLFRVPEAEAGGDTDEEAPLTPEERQMMEEREKQRRERLKEMNQETGEGMG; encoded by the coding sequence ACAGGCAGCAGGCCGTCGCCGTGTGTGCGCGGCGGTGTTGTGTGTTGCGGCATGCCTCCTTGCGGCGTCCTGCAGGCCCGGTGCGGCCCTTCGCGGTGAAGTCCGCGACATAGGCGGCGAGGCCCTGCCGGGTGTTTCTGTCACGGCGGGCGGCGGTGATGCTGGGGTGATCACCAACGTGCTGGGCGAGTACACCCTGCGCGGGGCGGCGGGCCGCGCGACCCTGCGCTTTGAAAAGACCGGCTACACCGCCGCCGAGGCGGTGGTGGACACGCCGCGCGGCGGCTCCGTTGGGGTTCCCGAGGTCCGGCTTTGGCCCCTCCCCCCCACGGAGGGGGTATATTTTTTCGCCGGCATGCGCTATTCGGAGTTGGACCATCCCCGCCCGATGGCGTACAACACCGAGTCACGGGGGCTGGTGCACGGCACCGCGGTCACGCCGAAAGCCCGGACTGAGGGACCTTTCGGCGGTCCGGACCGTTTGCCGGACGCCCCTCAGCTCATCGCGCACAAACTGCCCCCCTACGACGCGCGGCTTGTCCGGATGCGTCCGGCGGAGGCCACCACACCGCAGCCGGCCACGCCCGGCGCGTCGCGTAACGCCGCGAAACCGGTTCCGGAAAAGGTATGGATCGGCGACGCGGTTATTCCCCTGGTGATGCGGCCGGTGGACGAGCCGAACCGCCAACTGATGGAATTGATTCCGGGTGAGGCGCTGACCCCCGGCGTCTATGCCGTCCACTGGGGCGCCCTCGACGGATTCGGCGGCGTTGAGCCGCGCGTTTTCCTGTTCCGTGTGCCCGAAGCGGAGGCGGGTGGGGACACCGACGAGGAGGCCCCCCTCACCCCTGAGGAGCGGCAGATGATGGAGGAGCGGGAGAAACAGCGCCGCGAGCGCCTCAAGGAAATGAACCAGGAGACCGGCGAGGGGATGGGCTGA